One Chordicoccus furentiruminis DNA window includes the following coding sequences:
- a CDS encoding polysaccharide biosynthesis protein, whose protein sequence is MSLNVENNNIEENRLQKDRRYKMRVLLVLFADIISVFISYFFALWLRFDFLFSQIPQNYILHLLLLLPVICVTMLVIYWACHLYQSIWRYASISEAYHIIIAYLILAAALLIEHSVSLHFHVEIPRSVAVMGYIISLIFCVAIRFGYRMVRYVTARRKIAQQDENKKRVMIVGAGQAAKELINDFRFGVRDNYQILTIIDDNPMKHGRYLEGYRIEGNRYDIPGLVKKYRIDIIIFSIPSASNEDRINILNICQNTGCKLKIVPGIYQIVNGDVQVSKLRDVQIEDLLGRDEVKINLTEIKKTIEGKVVMVTGGGGSIGSELCRQIASANPKQLIIFDIYENNAYAIQQELIRKYGDRLNLVTLIGSVRNTSRINSVLETYHPEMIYHAAAHKHVPLMENSPCEAVKNNVMGTYKLAKAAAEHGVKRFLLISTDKAVNPTSLMGATKRMCEMIIQMMDRKYPGTTFMAVRFGNVLGSNGSVIPLFKEQIAKGGPVTVTDKNIIRYFMTIPEAVSLVLEASIYAKGGEIFVLDMGKPVRIDDMARKLIRLSGFQPDVDIKIVYTGLRPGEKLYEELLMDEEGMKDTPNKLIHIGHPIEMDDELFLQQIHRLDQISKQEVEPMEMKRVVSEVVTTYKPDLDHVDQAQGA, encoded by the coding sequence ATGTCATTAAATGTTGAAAACAACAACATAGAAGAAAACAGACTTCAAAAAGATCGGCGCTACAAGATGCGGGTATTGCTTGTGCTTTTTGCCGATATTATATCCGTATTTATTTCTTATTTTTTTGCACTGTGGTTGCGGTTTGATTTTCTCTTTTCGCAGATACCGCAAAATTACATTCTGCATCTGTTACTTCTGTTGCCGGTCATATGCGTGACAATGCTTGTTATATACTGGGCATGTCATCTGTATCAGAGCATATGGAGATATGCAAGTATATCGGAAGCCTATCATATTATCATAGCTTATCTGATTCTGGCGGCTGCCCTGCTTATTGAACATTCAGTATCTTTGCATTTTCATGTAGAGATTCCACGCAGTGTTGCAGTGATGGGATACATCATTTCACTCATATTCTGTGTTGCTATCCGCTTCGGATACCGAATGGTTCGCTATGTGACAGCAAGGAGAAAAATTGCACAACAGGATGAGAATAAGAAGAGAGTAATGATCGTAGGCGCTGGACAGGCGGCCAAAGAACTGATCAATGACTTTCGTTTTGGTGTACGTGATAATTATCAAATTTTAACAATTATTGACGACAATCCGATGAAACACGGACGGTATCTGGAGGGATACAGGATCGAGGGAAACCGTTACGACATTCCTGGGCTGGTAAAAAAATATAGGATTGATATTATTATTTTTTCTATTCCCAGTGCTTCAAATGAAGATCGAATTAATATACTGAATATCTGCCAGAATACCGGATGCAAGCTCAAAATAGTTCCAGGAATTTATCAGATTGTTAATGGTGATGTACAGGTTTCAAAACTTCGTGATGTTCAGATCGAGGATCTGCTTGGCAGAGACGAGGTCAAGATCAATCTCACCGAGATCAAGAAGACGATCGAGGGAAAGGTGGTTATGGTAACCGGAGGCGGCGGATCTATCGGATCCGAGCTCTGCCGGCAGATTGCATCAGCAAACCCGAAGCAGCTGATTATCTTCGACATCTATGAAAACAACGCCTACGCCATTCAGCAGGAGCTGATTCGAAAATATGGTGACCGTTTGAATCTGGTCACGCTGATCGGTTCCGTCCGTAATACATCCCGGATCAATAGTGTTCTCGAGACTTATCATCCGGAAATGATCTATCATGCGGCTGCACACAAGCATGTGCCACTGATGGAGAACAGTCCCTGTGAGGCTGTAAAGAACAATGTCATGGGTACCTACAAACTGGCAAAGGCAGCAGCAGAACACGGTGTGAAGAGATTTCTTCTGATCTCTACAGACAAAGCTGTCAATCCGACATCTCTCATGGGCGCGACTAAGCGAATGTGCGAGATGATTATTCAGATGATGGACCGCAAATATCCCGGGACCACCTTCATGGCTGTGCGATTCGGAAATGTCCTCGGGTCTAACGGATCGGTGATTCCGCTCTTCAAGGAACAGATCGCAAAAGGAGGCCCGGTCACTGTCACGGACAAAAACATCATCCGATACTTCATGACGATTCCCGAAGCGGTATCCCTTGTGCTTGAGGCTTCCATTTATGCAAAGGGCGGGGAAATCTTCGTACTCGATATGGGAAAACCGGTACGAATTGACGATATGGCCAGAAAACTCATCCGACTGTCCGGATTCCAGCCGGATGTAGATATCAAGATCGTGTACACTGGCCTCCGGCCCGGAGAAAAGCTCTATGAGGAGCTTCTCATGGACGAGGAGGGAATGAAGGATACCCCGAACAAGCTGATTCATATCGGGCATCCAATAGAAATGGATGACGAGCTGTTTCTACAGCAGATCCACAGATTGGATCAGATAAGTAAACAAGAAGTAGAGCCGATGGAGATGAAGAGAGTGGTATCAGAGGTTGTCACAACCTATAAACCGGATTTGGATCATGTGGATCAGGCGCAGGGTGCGTAG
- a CDS encoding NAD-dependent epimerase/dehydratase family protein, whose amino-acid sequence MKKVIIFGATGNVGSYVTKYASEFLPEKGFEVVATGRRNTDVFDQFGVKFVQVDMLNKADFEKLPQEDVYAVILLAATIPSYMDDYSGEKYLQTNIMGTYNVLEYCRKVKADRVLFSQTVFDISLYSLEDPTRVLDPHLPPYFDYSGDHAMYVISKNTAIEMLKHYLKEYGLKYFIFRFPTIYEYSTFQYYYPNGVKTMRPLYKQINRAKNSEPLELWGDPNYAKDMVHVYDCAQMLCKAILFNGKDHEIYNVGTGIPVTLQEQCQAIIDVFSPKDNPSTIEYHPGKSGGGFLMDITNAKEDLGYEPVMTVHKLFEDYKYEAQFDRFKSLRGV is encoded by the coding sequence ATGAAAAAAGTGATTATCTTTGGCGCAACCGGTAATGTAGGCTCCTATGTTACCAAATACGCATCGGAATTTCTTCCTGAAAAGGGATTCGAGGTCGTAGCGACTGGACGTCGGAATACCGATGTGTTCGATCAGTTCGGTGTAAAGTTTGTCCAGGTGGACATGCTGAATAAGGCAGACTTTGAGAAACTGCCGCAGGAAGATGTGTATGCTGTAATCCTTCTGGCTGCTACGATTCCTTCCTATATGGATGACTACAGCGGTGAGAAGTATCTTCAGACCAACATCATGGGCACCTACAATGTATTGGAATACTGCCGTAAGGTTAAGGCTGACCGTGTGCTCTTTAGCCAGACAGTCTTTGATATCAGCCTGTATTCCCTTGAAGATCCGACTCGCGTGCTCGATCCGCATCTGCCACCCTACTTCGATTACAGTGGTGACCATGCGATGTATGTTATCTCCAAGAACACTGCTATCGAGATGCTGAAGCACTATTTGAAGGAATATGGTCTGAAGTACTTTATCTTCCGTTTCCCGACTATTTATGAATACAGTACATTCCAGTACTATTACCCGAATGGCGTGAAGACGATGCGCCCGCTGTACAAGCAGATTAATCGAGCCAAAAACAGTGAACCGTTGGAACTCTGGGGCGATCCGAACTATGCGAAGGATATGGTTCATGTATACGACTGTGCCCAAATGCTCTGTAAAGCGATTCTCTTCAATGGCAAGGATCATGAGATTTACAACGTGGGAACTGGAATTCCGGTGACCCTTCAGGAACAGTGCCAGGCAATTATTGACGTGTTCTCTCCGAAGGACAACCCGTCCACAATCGAGTATCATCCCGGCAAGAGTGGCGGTGGATTCCTGATGGATATCACAAACGCAAAGGAAGACCTTGGATACGAGCCGGTTATGACTGTTCATAAGCTGTTTGAGGATTACAAATACGAGGCGCAGTTTGACCGCTTCAAGAGCCTGAGAGGGGTGTAA
- a CDS encoding VanZ family protein: MRCSNKAAEEKAIDYVFKLLDIPWWYYAIAAFLGVAGWQLWKKLSLGLLMGYAFLILAETVLIRKPFQGEHIKLELFWSWRMWAVQKEQILANVIMFLPVGVLVGWIWRWRGLWVAAGLSVGIEILQLITARGLCEFDDVFHNMIGAVIGVGIVMVLNRMRAKSNKRCYRGHNCVGL, encoded by the coding sequence TTGAGGTGTTCAAATAAAGCGGCGGAGGAAAAAGCTATCGATTATGTATTCAAATTATTGGACATTCCCTGGTGGTATTACGCAATAGCGGCTTTCCTCGGTGTAGCTGGCTGGCAATTGTGGAAGAAGCTGAGCCTGGGGTTGTTGATGGGATATGCATTCCTGATCCTCGCCGAAACTGTATTGATCAGGAAGCCATTTCAGGGAGAACACATAAAGCTCGAACTCTTCTGGTCCTGGAGAATGTGGGCCGTGCAAAAGGAACAGATCCTGGCCAATGTGATCATGTTCCTGCCGGTTGGTGTGTTGGTTGGCTGGATCTGGCGCTGGAGAGGGCTGTGGGTTGCTGCTGGGCTGAGTGTGGGAATTGAGATTCTGCAGTTAATCACAGCTCGCGGTCTGTGTGAGTTTGATGATGTATTCCACAACATGATCGGTGCGGTTATCGGAGTGGGGATTGTGATGGTCTTGAATAGGATGAGAGCTAAAAGCAATAAAAGGTGTTATAGAGGACATAATTGTGTTGGACTATGA
- a CDS encoding sugar transferase — MVKLLDVLLVTGAFAFTWHFYYQGAMTFPFFEKGNWVVVGLFFVLYYRVAHLYHGFLIHIERITELIYSQSLAALITDGLLWIVICLINRRMITLLPLLLTLCVQVILLSVWSVWAHRWYFSHFPAKKTAVIYDERPNVDRLIHTGGLDGHFEVVRVLSIEEFRKRSPEDVLNGIEIVFLGDLHSHDRNQIIKYCVEYNIAAYVLPRVGDVIMSGAMPLHLLRLPMMMVERYNPTPEYLFFKRLFDILLSAIAIAILWPLMLVLAIIIKATDGGTVLYRQTRLTKNGKPFRLLKFRSMRMDAEKDGVARLSTGDSDPRVTKIGRFMRRCRLDELPQLFNILRGDVAIVGPRPERPEISAGYAKILPSWNLRLQCKCGLTGYAQVYGQYNTTPYDKLLMDLMYIAHPSLAQDLRIIFATVKTLFVKECTIHKNTLAFLCISFSEN, encoded by the coding sequence GTGACAGGTGCCTTTGCCTTCACATGGCACTTCTACTATCAGGGCGCGATGACGTTCCCGTTTTTCGAGAAGGGAAACTGGGTGGTTGTCGGCCTTTTCTTCGTTCTCTATTATCGGGTGGCGCACCTTTATCACGGATTCCTGATTCACATCGAACGAATCACCGAGCTGATTTACAGTCAGTCGCTGGCTGCCCTGATCACGGACGGCCTTCTCTGGATCGTGATCTGCCTGATCAACCGCAGGATGATCACACTGCTTCCTCTGCTTCTGACCCTCTGTGTGCAGGTCATCCTCCTCTCAGTCTGGTCCGTCTGGGCGCATCGCTGGTACTTCAGCCATTTTCCCGCGAAGAAAACAGCCGTGATCTACGATGAGCGTCCGAATGTTGATCGTCTGATCCACACTGGCGGCCTTGACGGACATTTTGAAGTGGTGCGGGTACTTTCGATCGAAGAGTTCAGAAAACGCAGCCCAGAGGATGTCCTGAACGGGATTGAGATCGTCTTCCTCGGGGATCTCCACAGCCACGACCGGAACCAGATCATCAAATACTGTGTCGAGTATAACATTGCCGCCTACGTTCTTCCGCGGGTCGGCGATGTCATCATGAGCGGCGCGATGCCGCTTCATCTTCTCCGCCTCCCGATGATGATGGTCGAGCGCTACAACCCGACGCCGGAATATCTCTTCTTTAAGAGACTCTTCGATATCCTCCTCTCGGCGATCGCCATCGCGATTCTCTGGCCGCTGATGCTGGTCCTCGCGATCATCATCAAGGCGACCGACGGAGGAACTGTCCTTTACCGGCAGACCCGGCTCACCAAAAACGGAAAACCGTTCCGCCTGCTGAAGTTTCGCAGCATGCGGATGGACGCGGAGAAGGACGGCGTTGCCCGCCTTTCCACCGGAGACAGCGATCCCCGCGTCACGAAGATCGGGCGCTTCATGCGCCGGTGCCGTCTCGATGAGCTGCCTCAGCTCTTCAACATCCTTCGAGGCGATGTTGCGATCGTCGGACCGCGTCCGGAACGCCCGGAGATCTCCGCCGGATACGCGAAGATACTCCCGTCCTGGAATCTCCGGCTGCAGTGCAAGTGTGGCCTCACCGGCTACGCTCAGGTATACGGACAGTACAACACCACGCCCTACGACAAGCTTCTGATGGACCTGATGTACATCGCTCATCCGAGCCTTGCGCAGGACCTTCGGATCATCTTTGCGACGGTCAAAACCCTGTTTGTGAAGGAGTGCACTATCCATAAAAACACATTGGCCTTTCTTTGTATTTCTTTCTCAGAGAATTAG
- a CDS encoding aspartate aminotransferase family protein: MKREIGSEFWDVPTIDQQNKLFPEFAQWFLSGRSALQAIITDLGEVRSVSLPSWCCDSMIKPFADAELEIHFYPVYWSEGRLIQEWLFDCDVLFLIDYFGYTGAIPDLSGFKGTVIRDVTHSIFSTTYSDADYYFGSLRKWCGVWTGGYAWAKDGHRLETMEQNDQGYTELRMRAMAEKAEYISGGREEKGYLRIFEEAEETLEHVGIVRAADRDIGLAQRLDVKGIRKRRRVNAEVLRKAFPDWLIFPHLSSVDTPMFVPISVPDGKRDILRRHLIKNEIYCPVHWPVSEYHKLDERTAHIYQNELSLVCDQRYTEEDMYRMVETIKAFWKEA, encoded by the coding sequence ATGAAGAGAGAAATCGGTAGTGAATTCTGGGATGTTCCCACGATAGATCAGCAGAACAAACTGTTCCCGGAATTCGCACAGTGGTTTCTCTCTGGTAGAAGTGCTCTACAGGCAATAATCACAGATCTGGGAGAGGTGAGGAGCGTATCCTTGCCCTCCTGGTGCTGTGACAGTATGATAAAGCCCTTTGCTGATGCGGAATTGGAGATACACTTTTATCCTGTTTATTGGAGCGAAGGACGACTTATCCAAGAGTGGTTATTTGACTGTGACGTCCTATTTCTTATTGATTATTTCGGATATACAGGAGCCATTCCTGACCTGAGTGGATTTAAAGGCACGGTCATTCGTGATGTGACCCATTCTATTTTCTCTACGACATATTCCGATGCAGATTATTACTTTGGCTCTCTTCGCAAGTGGTGCGGAGTCTGGACAGGCGGATATGCGTGGGCGAAAGATGGACATAGGCTTGAGACTATGGAGCAGAATGATCAGGGATACACAGAATTACGCATGAGAGCGATGGCTGAAAAGGCTGAGTATATAAGTGGTGGAAGAGAAGAGAAGGGCTATCTGAGAATATTTGAAGAAGCTGAGGAAACATTGGAGCATGTTGGGATAGTCCGGGCAGCTGATAGAGATATTGGATTAGCACAGCGTTTGGATGTGAAGGGAATAAGAAAAAGAAGAAGAGTCAACGCGGAAGTGCTGAGAAAAGCATTCCCTGACTGGCTTATCTTCCCTCATCTCTCATCCGTAGACACCCCAATGTTTGTTCCTATTTCAGTACCGGATGGAAAGCGAGATATTCTGCGACGTCATCTCATTAAAAATGAAATCTATTGTCCTGTACACTGGCCTGTGAGCGAATACCACAAGCTGGATGAGAGAACTGCACATATATACCAGAACGAGTTAAGTCTTGTTTGTGATCAGAGATACACAGAGGAAGATATGTATCGAATGGTGGAGACGATAAAAGCATTTTGGAAGGAGGCATAA
- a CDS encoding GNAT family N-acetyltransferase: MVLKVYTLEQSEQWDAIVRSFKEYDVYWLSGYVKAFQLHGDGEPLLFFYEEYGTRGINVVMKRDVAKDERFKGKIEEGQYFDFATPYGYGGWIIEGENTERLFEEYERWIEKNGIISEFVRFHPMVKNHDASRPFYEVIQLGEVVHMELSSPEDIWNNIISKNRNMIRKAIKNGIVIYNGRFPEIYEKFRTIYNGTMDKDDAEEYYYFGPEFYQSVLADLPQNAQVFWAEKEGQVIAASIMLATNGRMNYHLSGSLREFSSLAPTNLLLFQAALWGCANGYKTLYLGGGVGSGEDSLFKFKRAFYKGDLNHFYIGKRIYDQEQYDELLGLRTEIDNPGYFPKYRG; the protein is encoded by the coding sequence ATGGTGCTCAAAGTATATACCTTAGAGCAATCTGAACAGTGGGATGCCATTGTGCGTTCCTTTAAGGAATATGATGTTTATTGGCTTAGTGGATATGTAAAAGCTTTTCAGCTTCATGGAGACGGTGAACCTCTTCTGTTCTTTTATGAAGAATATGGTACACGCGGAATCAACGTGGTAATGAAGCGTGATGTGGCGAAAGATGAGCGCTTTAAAGGAAAAATCGAAGAAGGGCAGTACTTCGATTTTGCAACACCCTATGGCTATGGTGGCTGGATTATAGAAGGCGAAAATACAGAGCGATTATTTGAAGAGTATGAGAGATGGATTGAAAAGAACGGCATTATTAGCGAGTTTGTCAGGTTCCATCCAATGGTAAAAAACCATGATGCATCTCGACCTTTCTATGAGGTGATCCAGCTAGGTGAAGTTGTTCATATGGAGCTTAGTTCCCCTGAGGACATCTGGAATAACATCATTAGCAAAAACCGGAACATGATCCGGAAGGCTATTAAGAATGGCATTGTTATATACAACGGAAGGTTCCCGGAAATCTACGAGAAGTTCCGTACTATCTATAACGGCACCATGGATAAAGATGATGCAGAAGAGTACTACTACTTTGGGCCGGAGTTTTATCAGTCTGTTCTAGCGGACCTCCCACAGAATGCACAGGTTTTCTGGGCAGAGAAGGAAGGCCAGGTCATAGCAGCTAGCATAATGCTCGCTACGAACGGAAGAATGAATTATCACCTTTCCGGATCTCTTCGCGAGTTTAGCTCCTTGGCCCCTACCAATCTTCTGCTATTCCAGGCAGCACTCTGGGGATGTGCTAATGGATACAAGACGCTTTATCTTGGCGGTGGTGTTGGGTCCGGCGAGGACAGCCTTTTTAAGTTTAAGAGAGCGTTTTACAAGGGTGATCTAAATCATTTTTATATAGGGAAACGGATCTACGACCAAGAACAATATGATGAATTGCTCGGATTAAGAACCGAGATTGATAATCCGGGATACTTCCCGAAGTATAGAGGTTAA
- a CDS encoding DegT/DnrJ/EryC1/StrS family aminotransferase: MAFKESSDIKPFPSRLWLSSPTMSGLEKIYMLEAYETNWMSTVGKNINEIETQLAEYIGVKYAVALSSGTASLHLATKLAGEQIYGQARPNEGTLRGHKVFASDVTFDASINPIAYEDGEAVFIDTEYDTWNMDPAALEKAFEIYPEVKIVVIAHLYGTPGKVEEIRKICDAHGALIVEDAAESLGAKYLFNGEWKETGALGNYNCISFNGNKIITGSSGGMFLTNSKEDAEKVKKWSTQSREDAPWYQHEEIGYNYRMSNVIAGVVRGQIPSLQKHIAQKRAIYERYKEGLKDLPVKMNPFDVEKSLPNYWLSCLIIDEGAICKQVRDDSKALYTPEAGKSCPTEILETLMKYNAEGRPIWKPMHMQPIYRTNPFVTVEGNGRGRTNAYIKGSGIDVGADIFRRGLCLPSDNKMTPEQQDRIIEIIHRCFL, from the coding sequence ATGGCTTTTAAAGAATCTTCGGACATCAAACCTTTCCCCTCACGCCTGTGGCTCAGTTCACCGACAATGAGCGGGTTGGAAAAGATCTATATGTTGGAGGCTTATGAGACTAACTGGATGAGCACCGTTGGTAAGAATATCAATGAGATTGAGACACAACTGGCTGAGTATATTGGAGTAAAATATGCGGTTGCACTTAGTTCTGGTACAGCTTCTCTCCATCTGGCAACAAAGCTTGCCGGGGAGCAGATATATGGTCAGGCAAGACCGAATGAGGGCACACTTCGTGGACATAAGGTTTTTGCGAGTGACGTAACATTTGATGCATCCATAAATCCTATTGCCTATGAGGATGGAGAAGCTGTTTTTATTGATACAGAGTATGATACCTGGAATATGGATCCTGCTGCTTTGGAGAAAGCATTTGAGATTTACCCTGAAGTAAAGATTGTAGTTATCGCTCATCTTTATGGAACTCCCGGAAAAGTAGAAGAAATAAGGAAGATATGTGATGCCCATGGCGCTCTAATTGTAGAGGACGCTGCCGAGAGTCTGGGCGCAAAATATCTATTCAATGGTGAGTGGAAAGAGACAGGGGCTCTTGGCAATTATAATTGCATTTCTTTTAATGGGAACAAGATCATCACAGGTTCCTCTGGCGGAATGTTCCTGACAAATTCAAAAGAAGATGCAGAAAAAGTGAAGAAGTGGAGCACACAGTCTCGTGAGGATGCTCCCTGGTACCAGCATGAGGAGATCGGATACAATTACCGCATGAGTAATGTGATAGCCGGTGTAGTGCGCGGTCAGATTCCAAGTCTCCAGAAGCATATTGCTCAGAAAAGGGCAATCTATGAGCGGTACAAAGAGGGACTGAAAGATCTTCCGGTGAAGATGAATCCGTTTGATGTCGAAAAATCTCTGCCGAACTATTGGCTTAGCTGCCTGATCATTGATGAAGGTGCAATATGCAAGCAGGTAAGGGATGATAGCAAAGCGCTCTATACTCCCGAAGCGGGGAAGTCCTGTCCGACAGAAATACTTGAAACGCTGATGAAATATAATGCGGAAGGCCGTCCAATCTGGAAGCCCATGCATATGCAACCGATCTACAGGACGAACCCATTCGTCACAGTTGAGGGCAACGGCCGGGGCCGCACAAATGCTTACATAAAAGGCTCTGGAATCGATGTAGGAGCCGATATTTTCAGGCGTGGGCTCTGTTTACCGAGCGATAACAAGATGACGCCGGAGCAGCAGGATAGGATTATTGAGATTATTCATAGGTGCTTCCTGTAA
- a CDS encoding sugar transferase: MYKHFIKRVIDIVLSGLALIILSPILLIVAILVRVKLGSPVIFKQERPGYKGKIFKMFKFRTMLDPQTRDGRKLTDKERLECIEKGIDILTDEERLPKLGRILRAASLDELPELWNIFIGDMSIVGPRPLATIYLPYYTKEEMRRHDVRPGLTGWAQVHGRNSASWKKRFEYDLYYVDHCSFILDVKTIFQTVAVVFKHEDIGQGAERPVAFNIERQKEWDETGISGPVR, encoded by the coding sequence GTGTACAAACACTTTATTAAACGAGTGATAGATATTGTCCTATCAGGACTGGCATTGATTATTCTGTCACCAATTCTGCTCATTGTGGCAATCTTGGTTCGAGTTAAACTTGGTTCTCCAGTGATTTTCAAGCAGGAACGTCCAGGCTATAAAGGTAAGATTTTCAAAATGTTCAAGTTCCGCACCATGCTTGATCCCCAGACACGAGATGGCAGGAAGCTCACAGATAAAGAGAGGCTTGAGTGCATCGAAAAGGGCATTGATATCCTGACTGATGAGGAGCGACTCCCTAAGCTCGGTAGAATTCTCCGCGCAGCCAGCCTGGACGAATTGCCTGAACTCTGGAACATCTTCATAGGAGATATGAGTATTGTGGGGCCAAGACCACTCGCCACAATTTATCTCCCTTATTACACGAAAGAAGAGATGCGTCGGCATGATGTTCGGCCAGGTTTGACCGGATGGGCTCAAGTACACGGTCGAAACTCAGCATCGTGGAAGAAGCGTTTTGAGTACGATCTTTATTATGTCGATCACTGTTCTTTCATTTTGGATGTGAAGACTATCTTCCAGACAGTAGCAGTAGTTTTTAAGCATGAAGACATTGGTCAAGGCGCTGAGAGGCCTGTTGCATTTAACATTGAACGACAAAAAGAATGGGACGAAACGGGAATTAGCGGACCCGTCAGGTGA